One window of Campylobacter concisus genomic DNA carries:
- the panD gene encoding aspartate 1-decarboxylase gives MNIEILASKIHRAVVTDANLNYVGSISIGEELIKAANLIENQKVEILDVNNGERFATYVIKGKKGEICLNGAAARKVCVGDVVIIVAYASMKFKKAKKFKPTIVHVNNKNEIIKE, from the coding sequence ATGAATATAGAAATTTTAGCTAGCAAGATCCACAGAGCCGTCGTAACAGACGCAAATTTAAACTATGTTGGCTCGATCAGCATCGGCGAGGAGCTTATAAAAGCTGCAAATTTGATAGAAAATCAAAAGGTTGAAATTTTAGACGTAAATAATGGCGAGAGATTTGCCACCTACGTGATAAAGGGCAAAAAAGGCGAAATTTGCCTAAACGGCGCAGCTGCTAGAAAGGTCTGCGTTGGCGACGTGGTCATCATCGTAGCTTATGCTAGCATGAAATTTAAAAAGGCTAAGAAATTTAAGCCAACCATCGTGCATGTAAATAACAAAAACGAGATCATAAAGGAGTAG
- a CDS encoding YbaB/EbfC family nucleoid-associated protein, producing MFEGFDFSKMGQMLEDVQKQAKQMEEESKNKEFGAKSGGGLVSVRANGSGEILDISIDDSLLEDKESMQILLISAVNDVLKSVEADKKNTASRMLGGLASMGIK from the coding sequence ATGTTTGAGGGATTTGACTTTTCAAAGATGGGGCAGATGCTTGAGGATGTGCAAAAGCAGGCCAAGCAGATGGAAGAAGAGAGTAAAAATAAAGAATTTGGAGCAAAAAGCGGTGGCGGACTAGTAAGCGTGAGAGCAAACGGCAGCGGCGAGATACTTGATATCAGCATAGACGATAGCCTGCTTGAAGATAAAGAGAGCATGCAAATTTTGCTAATAAGCGCCGTAAATGACGTGCTAAAGTCGGTTGAGGCCGATAAGAAAAACACCGCTTCAAGGATGCTTGGCGGCCTTGCTTCGATGGGGATAAAATGA